From a region of the Actinomadura luzonensis genome:
- the ftsH gene encoding ATP-dependent zinc metalloprotease FtsH produces MDLKRFTRGPLLWILGIVVLLLLVTQLWSGGGNFKQADTSLVLQQIRAGNVSNAKVVDKDNRIEVTLKNPVAVRSGDQPTKLIQAYWVTGYGGKLTDELQAQVDAKRTNSFTTEVPQENLLVSILVSFLPIVIIVLIFLFIMNQMQGGGSRVMNFGKSKAKLITKDTPKTTFADVAGADEAIEELQEIKEFLQAPAKFQAIGAKIPKGVLLYGPPGTGKTLLARAVAGEAGVPFYSISGSDFVEMFVGVGASRVRDLFEQAKANAPAIIFIDEIDAVGRHRGAGLGGGHDEREQTLNQLLVEMDGFDVKGGVILIAATNRPDILDPALLRPGRFDRQVTVDRPDLEGRKGILKVHGRGKPFAPDVDLDVIARRTPGFTGADLANVINEAALLTARADQKLITMDVLEESIDRVMAGPERKSRVMSDKEKKMIAYHEGGHALVAHALPNADPVHKITILSRGRALGYTMTLPMEDKFLATRSEMMDQLAMLLGGRAAEELVFHEPTTGASNDIEKATAVARRMVTEYGMSEQLGARKFGTGQAEVFLGREMGHERDYSEKIASTIDEEVRRMIETAHDQAWDILVQYRDVLDNLVLELMEKETLSREQVLQIFAPVVVKEHRPSYAGYGKRLPSDRPPILTPKEKQSANGSLTNGRQDALPSGDGA; encoded by the coding sequence ATGGATCTCAAGCGATTTACACGTGGGCCACTGCTGTGGATCCTGGGCATCGTCGTGCTGCTCCTGCTCGTCACCCAGCTGTGGAGTGGCGGCGGAAACTTCAAGCAGGCCGACACGTCCCTGGTGCTCCAGCAGATTCGCGCCGGCAACGTCAGCAACGCCAAGGTCGTCGACAAGGACAACCGCATCGAGGTGACGCTGAAGAACCCCGTCGCCGTGCGGTCGGGCGATCAGCCGACCAAGCTGATCCAGGCTTATTGGGTGACCGGCTACGGCGGCAAGCTCACCGATGAGCTCCAGGCCCAGGTCGACGCCAAGCGCACCAACAGCTTCACGACCGAGGTGCCCCAGGAGAATCTCCTGGTCAGCATTCTCGTGAGCTTCCTGCCGATCGTCATCATCGTGCTGATCTTCCTGTTCATCATGAACCAGATGCAGGGCGGCGGCTCGCGGGTGATGAACTTCGGCAAGTCCAAGGCCAAGCTCATCACCAAGGACACCCCGAAGACCACCTTCGCCGACGTCGCCGGCGCCGACGAGGCCATCGAGGAGCTCCAGGAGATCAAGGAGTTCCTCCAGGCCCCGGCCAAGTTCCAGGCGATCGGCGCGAAGATCCCCAAGGGCGTGCTGCTCTACGGCCCGCCCGGCACCGGCAAGACCCTGCTGGCCCGCGCGGTCGCGGGCGAGGCCGGCGTGCCGTTCTACTCGATCTCCGGCTCCGACTTCGTCGAGATGTTCGTCGGCGTCGGCGCCTCCCGCGTGCGCGACCTGTTCGAGCAGGCCAAGGCGAACGCCCCGGCGATCATCTTCATCGACGAGATCGACGCGGTCGGCCGCCACCGCGGCGCCGGCCTCGGCGGCGGTCACGACGAGCGCGAGCAGACGCTCAACCAGCTCCTCGTCGAGATGGACGGCTTCGACGTCAAGGGCGGCGTGATCCTCATCGCGGCCACCAACCGGCCCGACATCCTCGACCCGGCGCTGCTGCGCCCGGGCCGCTTCGACCGGCAGGTCACCGTCGACCGTCCCGACCTGGAGGGCCGCAAGGGCATCCTCAAGGTGCACGGCCGCGGCAAGCCGTTCGCGCCCGACGTCGACCTCGACGTCATCGCGCGCCGCACGCCCGGGTTCACCGGCGCCGACCTGGCCAACGTGATCAACGAGGCCGCCCTGCTCACCGCGCGGGCCGACCAGAAGCTGATCACGATGGACGTCCTCGAGGAGTCGATCGACCGCGTCATGGCAGGGCCCGAGCGCAAGTCGCGGGTCATGTCCGACAAGGAAAAGAAGATGATCGCCTACCACGAGGGCGGTCACGCGCTGGTGGCGCACGCGCTGCCCAACGCCGACCCGGTGCACAAGATCACGATCCTGTCCCGCGGCCGCGCCCTCGGTTACACGATGACGCTGCCGATGGAGGACAAGTTCCTGGCCACCAGGTCGGAGATGATGGACCAGCTCGCGATGCTGCTGGGCGGCCGCGCGGCGGAGGAGCTCGTCTTCCACGAGCCCACCACCGGCGCCTCCAACGACATCGAGAAGGCCACCGCGGTCGCCCGCCGCATGGTCACCGAGTACGGCATGAGCGAGCAGCTCGGCGCCCGCAAGTTCGGCACCGGCCAGGCCGAGGTGTTCCTCGGCCGGGAGATGGGCCACGAGCGCGACTACTCCGAGAAGATCGCCTCGACGATCGACGAGGAGGTCCGCCGGATGATCGAGACGGCGCACGACCAGGCCTGGGACATCCTGGTCCAGTACCGCGACGTCCTCGACAACCTGGTCCTGGAGCTCATGGAGAAGGAGACCCTGTCCCGCGAGCAGGTCCTGCAGATCTTCGCGCCGGTGGTCGTCAAGGAGCACCGCCCGTCGTACGCGGGTTACGGCAAGCGCCTGCCCTCGGACCGTCCGCCGATCCTGACGCCGAAGGAGAAGCAGTCGGCCAACGGCTCGCTGACCAACGGCCGCCAGGACGCGCTGCCGTCGGGGGACGGCGCGTAG
- the hpt gene encoding hypoxanthine phosphoribosyltransferase, with translation MDAADMGNDLEKVLISEDDLQAKIKELAGRIDQDYAGKDVLLVGVLKGAVMVMADLARALHVPVQMDWMAVSSYGAGTKSSGVVRVLKDLDTDILDRHVLIVEDIIDSGLTLHWLLENLKSRKPASLEICAALRKPDAVKVPIDVKYVGFDIPNEFVIGYGLDYAERYRNLPFIGTLAEHVYR, from the coding sequence GTGGACGCTGCCGACATGGGCAATGACCTGGAAAAGGTGCTCATTTCCGAGGACGACCTCCAGGCCAAGATCAAAGAGCTGGCCGGGCGCATCGACCAAGATTACGCGGGCAAGGACGTCCTGCTCGTGGGCGTGCTCAAGGGCGCCGTCATGGTGATGGCCGACCTGGCCAGGGCCTTGCACGTGCCGGTGCAGATGGACTGGATGGCGGTGTCGTCCTACGGCGCGGGCACCAAGTCGTCCGGCGTCGTCCGCGTGCTGAAAGACCTCGACACCGACATCCTCGACCGCCACGTGCTGATCGTCGAGGACATCATCGACTCCGGCCTCACCCTCCACTGGCTGCTGGAAAACCTGAAGTCGCGCAAGCCCGCCTCTTTGGAGATCTGCGCCGCGCTGCGTAAACCCGACGCCGTGAAGGTGCCGATCGACGTCAAATACGTGGGCTTCGACATTCCCAACGAGTTCGTCATCGGATATGGGCTCGACTACGCCGAGCGATACCGGAACCTGCCGTTCATCGGCACTCTCGCCGAGCACGTATACCGATAA
- the tilS gene encoding tRNA lysidine(34) synthetase TilS, with product MAVVGPHPAVADVRRAVREALADLPRAALVLAACSGGADSTALAAALAFTAPRLGLRAGLLTVDHRLQEGSGERAREVAAQGARLGLEPADVLTVTVGAEGGPEAAARDARYAALAAAADRHGAVAVLLGHTRDDQAETVLLGLARGSGPRSLSGMAARAGRYRRPFLDLPRATTVAACQALGLDPWDDPHNDDPRYTRVRVRRRVLPVLEAELGPGVAEALARTARLAREDADALDGWAESAYQNCALSDIGESVTLAVAELERLPDAVRRRVLRRAAIAAGAPSGALSATHVLAVDRLVTRWRGQKPADLPGGLSAARRYGTLILAKSPHA from the coding sequence ATGGCGGTCGTGGGTCCACATCCAGCCGTAGCCGACGTCCGCCGGGCCGTGCGGGAGGCGCTCGCCGACCTGCCGCGCGCGGCCCTGGTGCTGGCGGCGTGCAGCGGCGGGGCCGACTCCACCGCGCTCGCCGCCGCGCTCGCGTTCACCGCGCCCCGCCTGGGCCTGCGCGCCGGCCTGCTCACCGTCGACCACCGGCTCCAGGAGGGCTCGGGCGAGCGGGCGCGCGAGGTCGCCGCCCAGGGGGCCCGGCTGGGCCTGGAGCCCGCCGACGTGCTGACCGTCACCGTCGGCGCCGAGGGCGGCCCGGAGGCGGCGGCCAGGGACGCCCGCTACGCCGCGCTCGCCGCCGCCGCCGACCGGCACGGCGCCGTGGCCGTGCTCCTCGGCCACACCAGGGACGACCAGGCCGAGACCGTGCTCCTGGGTCTCGCGAGGGGCAGCGGGCCGCGCTCGTTGTCCGGGATGGCGGCGCGGGCGGGCCGCTACCGCCGCCCCTTCCTCGACCTGCCCAGGGCGACAACGGTCGCGGCCTGCCAGGCGCTCGGCCTCGACCCCTGGGACGACCCGCACAACGACGACCCCCGCTACACCCGGGTGCGCGTCCGCCGCCGGGTGCTGCCCGTGCTGGAGGCCGAGCTCGGCCCCGGCGTGGCCGAGGCCCTCGCCCGCACCGCGCGGCTGGCCCGGGAGGACGCCGACGCGCTCGACGGATGGGCCGAATCGGCGTACCAGAATTGCGCTCTTAGCGATATCGGCGAGTCGGTGACCCTCGCCGTGGCGGAGCTGGAACGGCTGCCGGACGCCGTCCGGCGGCGGGTGCTCCGCCGGGCTGCCATCGCCGCCGGCGCGCCCTCCGGCGCGCTCTCCGCCACGCACGTGCTGGCCGTGGATCGGCTGGTCACGCGGTGGCGCGGGCAGAAGCCCGCCGATCTGCCCGGGGGTCTGAGCGCCGCGCGGCGGTATGGCACCCTGATACTCGCCAAGAGTCCCCACGCGTAA
- a CDS encoding zinc-dependent metalloprotease, with amino-acid sequence MQVIDWDLAVTTGTRLVRPGPQVSREEARQAVTELRTLSREAEGHVREFTKIHTETAPQPATIVDRPGWIRANVEGFRVVLEPLTQRMGNSDNPPPAIVTAVGSRITGVEVGAVLAFLASRVLGQYELFLPPDPTGQEPAGRLTLVAPNIVHAEREMGVNPHDFRLWVCLHEETHRVQFTGVPWLREYVRSQMTEFLLASDLDLPTLLERLRNAADTVADVVRGGEGNLIDVIQSPAQKAILDRLTAVMTLVEGHGDYVMDAVGPSVVPSVAEIRGKFAQRREGGSRLDRTVRRLLGIEVKMKQYAEGSAFVRAVVERAGMDGFNKIWTSKDTLPTTQEIADPGSWIDRVIGTPALPA; translated from the coding sequence ATGCAGGTGATCGACTGGGATCTGGCCGTCACGACCGGCACGCGCCTGGTGCGCCCCGGTCCTCAAGTGAGCCGGGAGGAGGCCAGGCAGGCCGTCACCGAGCTCCGCACCCTGTCGCGCGAGGCCGAGGGCCACGTACGGGAGTTCACGAAGATCCACACGGAGACCGCGCCCCAGCCGGCCACCATCGTGGACCGGCCCGGCTGGATCAGGGCCAACGTCGAGGGGTTCCGCGTGGTGCTCGAACCCCTGACGCAGCGCATGGGCAACAGCGACAACCCGCCGCCCGCCATCGTCACGGCCGTGGGCTCGCGCATCACGGGCGTCGAGGTCGGGGCGGTCCTGGCCTTCCTCGCCTCGCGCGTGCTGGGCCAGTACGAGCTGTTCCTGCCGCCCGACCCCACCGGCCAGGAGCCGGCCGGGCGGCTGACGCTCGTCGCGCCCAACATCGTCCACGCCGAGCGCGAGATGGGCGTCAACCCGCACGACTTCCGCCTGTGGGTGTGCCTGCACGAGGAGACCCACCGGGTGCAGTTCACCGGCGTGCCGTGGCTGCGCGAGTACGTCCGCTCGCAGATGACCGAGTTCCTGCTCGCCTCCGACCTCGACCTGCCCACGCTGCTCGAACGCCTCCGCAACGCCGCCGACACCGTGGCCGACGTGGTGCGGGGCGGCGAGGGCAACCTCATCGACGTCATCCAGTCGCCCGCCCAGAAGGCCATCCTCGACCGGCTCACGGCCGTGATGACCCTGGTCGAGGGGCACGGCGACTACGTGATGGACGCCGTGGGCCCGTCGGTGGTGCCGTCGGTGGCCGAGATCCGCGGCAAGTTCGCCCAGCGCCGTGAGGGCGGCTCGCGGCTCGACCGCACCGTGCGCCGGCTGCTCGGCATCGAGGTCAAGATGAAGCAGTACGCCGAGGGCTCGGCGTTCGTGCGCGCGGTGGTCGAGCGGGCCGGCATGGACGGCTTCAACAAGATCTGGACCAGCAAGGACACCCTGCCCACCACCCAGGAGATCGCCGACCCCGGCTCCTGGATCGACCGCGTGATCGGCACCCCGGCCCTTCCCGCCTGA
- the dacB gene encoding D-alanyl-D-alanine carboxypeptidase/D-alanyl-D-alanine endopeptidase, whose amino-acid sequence MTRQLTDALGDEALGKRVGAVVLDAATGERIFAANADTPITPASTTKIVTCTAALASLGPDAHLSTRVVQGGKPGSVVLVGGGDPLLAGPSARPRYPKQASLATLAARTAATLKAQKVTKVTLTYDTSLFTGPTTAAGWKPGYIVPEGNVAPVHALAIDEGRQNPRSNTPRVADPPAYAAAAFARLLGKQGISVAKSIRPGRAPAGAAELGRVDSAPIYALVEHTLTHSDNDMAEALARHVAIKEGQPASFEGGAAAVLGVLKRLNAAQGVALSDGSGLSPRNRISAAALAKLVAMAGSPASPGLHAVASGMPIAGFSGTLGNGRRFTASDSRGQVGLVRAKTGTLNNVNTLAGLATTKDGRLVTFAFMADQVPINAEPVLDRLAAIVARS is encoded by the coding sequence TTGACGCGGCAGCTCACCGACGCGCTGGGTGACGAAGCGCTCGGCAAACGGGTCGGCGCGGTCGTGCTCGACGCGGCCACCGGCGAGCGGATCTTCGCCGCGAACGCCGACACCCCGATCACGCCCGCCTCCACCACCAAGATCGTCACCTGCACGGCGGCGCTGGCCTCTCTCGGCCCCGACGCCCACCTGTCCACCCGCGTGGTGCAGGGCGGCAAGCCGGGCTCGGTGGTGCTCGTCGGCGGCGGCGACCCGCTGCTCGCCGGCCCGTCGGCCAGGCCGCGGTACCCGAAGCAGGCGAGCCTCGCCACCCTCGCCGCCCGCACGGCCGCCACGCTGAAGGCCCAGAAGGTCACGAAGGTCACCCTCACCTACGACACGTCGCTGTTCACCGGCCCCACCACGGCGGCCGGCTGGAAGCCCGGCTACATCGTCCCCGAGGGCAACGTCGCCCCGGTCCACGCCCTCGCCATCGACGAGGGCCGCCAGAACCCGCGCTCCAACACCCCGCGCGTCGCCGACCCGCCCGCCTACGCCGCCGCGGCCTTCGCCCGGCTGCTCGGCAAGCAGGGCATCTCCGTGGCGAAGTCGATCCGCCCGGGCAGGGCCCCCGCCGGGGCCGCCGAGCTGGGCCGGGTCGACTCGGCGCCGATCTACGCCCTGGTCGAGCACACCCTGACGCACAGCGACAACGACATGGCCGAGGCGCTGGCCAGGCACGTCGCCATCAAGGAGGGGCAGCCGGCCTCCTTCGAGGGCGGCGCGGCGGCCGTGCTCGGGGTGCTCAAGCGGCTCAACGCGGCCCAGGGCGTCGCGCTGTCCGACGGCAGCGGCCTTTCCCCCCGCAACCGCATCAGCGCCGCCGCCCTCGCCAAGCTGGTCGCCATGGCCGGCTCGCCGGCCTCGCCCGGCCTGCACGCCGTCGCCTCCGGCATGCCGATCGCGGGCTTCTCCGGCACGCTCGGCAACGGCCGCCGCTTCACCGCGAGCGACAGCCGCGGCCAGGTGGGCCTGGTCCGCGCCAAGACCGGCACGCTCAACAACGTCAACACCCTGGCCGGCCTCGCCACGACCAAGGACGGCCGGCTGGTCACCTTCGCCTTCATGGCCGACCAGGTGCCGATCAACGCCGAGCCCGTGCTCGACCGCCTCGCGGCCATCGTCGCGCGGTCTTGA
- a CDS encoding inorganic diphosphatase → MEFDVVVEIPKGQRNKYEVDHETGKIRLDRLLFTSTQYPADYGFIENTLGEDGDPLDALVLLQEPTFPGCYITCRAVGMFRMTDEKGGDDKVLCVPSTDPRMHHIQDIHHVSEFDRLEIQHFFEVYKDLEPGKSVEGANWVGRAEAEAEIERSFQRLKESGGHH, encoded by the coding sequence GTGGAGTTCGACGTTGTCGTTGAGATTCCCAAGGGGCAACGGAACAAGTACGAAGTGGACCACGAGACCGGGAAGATCCGGCTGGACCGGCTCCTGTTCACCTCCACGCAGTACCCCGCCGACTACGGCTTCATCGAGAACACCCTCGGCGAGGACGGCGACCCGCTCGACGCCCTGGTGCTGCTGCAGGAGCCGACGTTCCCGGGGTGCTACATCACCTGCCGCGCGGTCGGCATGTTCCGGATGACCGACGAGAAGGGCGGCGACGACAAGGTGCTCTGCGTGCCGTCCACCGACCCGCGGATGCACCACATCCAGGACATCCACCACGTGTCGGAGTTCGACCGGCTGGAGATCCAGCACTTCTTCGAGGTCTACAAGGACCTGGAGCCCGGCAAGTCCGTCGAGGGCGCCAACTGGGTCGGCCGGGCCGAGGCCGAGGCCGAGATCGAGCGCTCCTTCCAGCGGCTGAAGGAGTCCGGCGGGCATCACTGA
- a CDS encoding C40 family peptidase, protein MRTFRATLLAGCLLVALCPPARTEPRPPSAHDVREARATVRDRSRALATTSARLAAAQSRLAALAAEVERLVEAYNGQVVQLRAAEERARLTQERLAAADAEVERARQPVALLAAQAYGGLGPLEPIMGLLTDRGDDDGALHRAGVLGQLSGERAAILARLRDAQQVAAILRTQAAEARAGQAVMAERARAAKEAARAAVAGQRHETRELRAREHRLQHRVDAARARADLLARRRTVAASAAGLITGGSALGDRAADWALTQLGKPYVWAAAGPATYDCSGLTMRAWERAGVRLDHWTGTQWTAGPHVPLDQLRRGDLLFFARDTSNPATIHHVGIYVGRGQMVHAPQTGDVVRVAPIGRGDLVGATRPS, encoded by the coding sequence ATGCGCACATTCCGTGCGACGCTGCTGGCGGGCTGCCTGCTGGTCGCGCTGTGCCCGCCGGCCCGCACCGAGCCGCGTCCGCCCAGCGCCCATGACGTCCGCGAGGCCCGCGCGACCGTCCGCGACCGCTCCCGCGCCCTGGCCACCACCAGCGCCAGGCTCGCCGCCGCGCAGTCCCGCCTGGCGGCCCTCGCGGCCGAGGTGGAGCGGCTGGTGGAGGCGTACAACGGGCAGGTGGTGCAGCTGCGCGCCGCCGAGGAGCGGGCCCGCCTCACCCAGGAGCGCCTGGCCGCCGCCGACGCCGAGGTGGAGCGGGCCCGGCAGCCGGTCGCGCTACTCGCGGCGCAGGCGTACGGCGGGCTCGGGCCGCTGGAGCCGATCATGGGCCTGCTCACCGACCGCGGCGACGACGACGGCGCGCTGCACCGGGCGGGCGTGCTCGGCCAGCTCAGCGGGGAGCGGGCGGCGATCCTGGCCCGGCTGCGCGACGCTCAGCAGGTCGCGGCGATCCTGCGCACCCAGGCGGCCGAGGCCCGGGCCGGCCAGGCGGTCATGGCCGAGCGCGCCCGCGCGGCGAAGGAGGCGGCGCGGGCCGCCGTGGCCGGTCAGCGCCACGAGACGCGGGAGCTGCGGGCCCGCGAGCACCGGCTGCAGCACCGGGTGGACGCCGCCCGCGCCCGGGCCGACCTGCTGGCCCGCCGGCGTACGGTGGCCGCCTCGGCGGCCGGGCTGATCACCGGCGGCTCGGCCCTGGGGGACCGGGCCGCCGACTGGGCGCTCACCCAGCTCGGCAAGCCGTACGTGTGGGCGGCGGCCGGCCCGGCGACCTACGACTGCTCGGGACTGACGATGCGCGCGTGGGAGCGGGCCGGCGTCCGGCTCGACCACTGGACCGGTACGCAGTGGACGGCCGGCCCGCACGTCCCGCTCGACCAGCTGCGCCGCGGCGACCTGCTGTTCTTCGCCCGCGACACGAGCAACCCGGCGACCATCCACCACGTCGGCATCTACGTGGGCCGCGGCCAGATGGTGCACGCCCCGCAGACGGGCGACGTGGTGCGGGTCGCCCCCATCGGACGCGGGGACCTGGTGGGCGCCACCAGGCCCAGCTAG